The DNA region gactcatcctgcaactccaatacggtctagcataagacccatttggatcttcaactcagatacgatctcgcatacgatccggtctgatcttcccagtgaaatcacccgcttaatggaggtttcgttctgcaactcagagacgatctagcgtacgatccattctgatttttttttcatcctcagcaaagtcatccgcccaatgaacaactcactctggtattcagatgcggtctagcgtatgatccattctgatcccttatccccagcagcgtataacacactctgactccccaccgaagtcgacagcataatggataactcactatacgggctagcgtatgacccggtacgacatccatgtcttcagatatcgtctaatgtacgacgcactctgaagctctcatcatcaaattccctggatggcatctttaagcccatctccatcaagactagctcctgattgacaagtgcaaattttttgggcattctagtgttcaataatcttccacctccaaaccacgaatggcatacatgccatcctaactttctcggttcaagaatattgaacaggggcagctgtcataccccaaaatttgcccattaatcttgcaaaacatttctcgaagcactccaacttgttctgcaagacactgaccttaaaggaacaaaagcccagctcacaacaggcccaatccagaaaatggcccaaactggcctgctcgctaggcgagcaattccttcgcctagcgaacccctcgttatgacactcgccccagcgaagcaccagatccagaaaaggcccaaactagcttgctcgctaggcgagcaactccttcgcctagcaaagcttgcgaatatcagaatttctgggcttcattctgagcccattaggtcacaacaagagcattataaatagccaagcttcagtcacgaaaaaAACACAGACAAGGAcagacggaaaccctggcacagaaaccctggaggctacctTAGAGAGTTCCGAAcaaagaaaccctgaaggccgctcctccgctccgaaactaccgccgcccaactccatccgataccaacAGTGATCAGTCTCTccaacatagcagcttagttgcaaacaggtttgcgcatcactattgttttatgcttttaatcggtaatctctatatacataaagcatcatgattgaagtttcgaatatgtaatttgatttcacatgcgaatttaattatgcttgaatatcatgaatgtttgtccatgctattcctataatcaaatgccataaaagttcaggttttcggaggtcatgctgTCGTCAAAATCCAAACtcgtggccgctcgctagcacatcgctaagcgagcctgtagcgagccTTCGCCGAGCCTTCGttaggcgaagcagaggcgaacgggacagtggctgctttgtttcttttctattctgccttatgcctatctaaccaagacttattataattctgcatcatttggcctgagattatgactgttgtgttgtagtgcaattttcaattatactttactttgatgctctaacccgtgtgctgaattgtgtaaaggtttacatattcccgaggaaatggccggctatgtattccactttatgtgtgggatacccttatggagattcaccctgaattactcaattgattttaatgtattaatttcctggtgaagatccaccctaatggcttaattgatcttaatgtactgattttaatatggacctaattacttaatcgactacggctatctaattaattgtaaaactttgccttttaatatgcgatcttggacctctcttttgttaccctacggtataacggtcgtgtcccgtgaatgtagggatacacttagcaaagacccttcggttaaatcatcataaaataaatcatggtccctcggatgttgccttcggaaatacgaattttgtccctcgatgacccctcggtgtagcctacggttaaatgatgatcgtcccttcgaatgctaaggtatccttacaactgttgccttcaatgacctatcgacGACCCTACAATGACcattttacatccaaaggataaaactacttacttctcaatagtaaggacagttttaccctcataaggataggaaatgcccataacgaccttaggaaggtataactctcaattactggatcataacctaaaacattttccacccctcacactttgcaagtcctagaaaatcaccacttggtatacattcatactagaatcattaccaagttatatttttctaaactgtttttcaaaatcaaacgagataaatactttgtatacattcatacgaggatcattacaaagttaaactctcttttcgaaacatttttaaacaattcaccaacacttttcagacaaaaatataagtgatccaacaattaagagcccatggataaccatggatacaaagggtgctaataccttccctttgtataatgtatctcccgaacccaaaatctattgaggtctttcctgttcttttccacctttccttattggataaaagaaaagtcggtggcgactcttgctatccgcgacattgcgataaaaagcaaaataccccaagtcagttcaccgtatgacagatgtgatgaattttttatttatgagattattaatagtgatttgattttgaaattgtgcatatatatatatatatatatatatatatatatatatatatatatatatatatatatatatatatatatatatatatatatatatatatatatatatatatatatatatatatatatatatatataacttagGAGTCTCAGTTTCTTGAGGATTATATTGTAATGTATCTTTTGTGATGAAATTAGAGAGTATGCTTTTTACTCATGACATGAATGCACATAGTTCATAGATATTTTTTGTCCTGCTTACATAAAAGACTCAAAGGAGCAAGAGCGAAAGAAATACTAATTAAAAGTAAAAGGTTTAAATAGTTTATTAGTCTGTGTAAGTTAGCGAGTTTTTGGTTTTGGTTCTTGTAATTTAGTTTTTTTGGTCTGAGTCCCTATATCTCACttctatataatatattaaatccAAAGCGACAAACTATATCACGACAAATGATATGCCACATACTTAATATTTGACACATTATCATTATTCTTATGTGGCACCTCTAGAAATTCACCTTTATTTTTCAAAAGGTCAAAGTACATTTTTTTTTGTAGTCATGAATTCGAACCTTGgcaaaaacaaaaacatattAACTCAACAACAATTTTTTAATTTTGATATATATTATTTGCTCAAATCTTATATAACATTATTATTTTTCTTGAAATgatttttaattataaaaaaaatagagagaaaaataatttaatatattttttctATATAATTTCACACCCATTTTGAATAAAATAATCTAAAAATCCAACAATTACTTTAACTAACTATATTTGctcaaattttaaaaataaaagagatgTGTGAATCCTAAAactattaaatattttttattatctTTAATATCAAATTAGTTATTACACAAATTTCAAAGGTTTGTCACTATTTATTCATATTAAAATATGATAGAGCATGCAACACTTTTCAATCTTATTGATAAACATCATCATTATATTATTCATATTACAACGAACAAATAAAGTATAGATAAACAATAAATTTATTGATTTCTCACATATGAGTGTTAAAGAGACATGAGAATCAAAGTATAAAAAATGATCACAAGTATTATTTTTTAGAGTTATTAATTTGCAAAAACTAAGTTTTAGATATAATTGTCAACTTACAAACATATATTTTTCTTTCAAGTAAAATGTTCATTTTTATTGTTTATTAATTCATATTGTTGTCTATATTATAATTCATAATAAGATATTATAATATAACTCTTTAACCATATCTTTCACGAGTATTGAAAATGGGTTGTTATATTATTTTGGAATAACATTATTGATTTCTCACATATGAGTGTCAGAGAGAAATGTGAATCAAAATATAAAAACTGATCACAAGTAATACCTTTTAGAATTATTAAAATTTACAAAAACTAAATTCTAGATATAAAAGTCAAATTACAAACatatattttttctttcaaataaAATGTTCATTTTTATTCTTGATTAATTCGTATTTTTGTCTATATTATAATTCATAATAAGATGTTATAATATAACTGTGCAAccatatttttcaaaaaatatatatataatttaaattcaatattaatcaaataaaaattaattcACGATCGCGTATCGCGCGGGTTTTTATCTAGTTTTAGGTTGGTTTTAGTCCCTAAAGTCAAAATTCATAGGAAAATTATCAAATTTCCTACGGATTTTCCTGCGTATTTTAATTTTATGGACTATAAACAACACAAAAATGAGATATAGGGACTAGGCCAATAAAAAAACTATCGGAATCAAAATAAAAAACACACTAACATACTGATACCAAAAAAACTATTTAAgttaaagaaaaaaataaaagaatgtcAAAGCCATTAAATAATACCATTAACGTATAATGTGATTAATTGAAATGAACATGTTTGTTACATGTATTCTAGGACCCTCGCCTTCACAAATTTGTGACAATTTCAGTGATTGTTTATTTTTCTTTATATAAATAATGTTACAATTACTTAATTTTAGAATACTGCATCATTTGATACTTGGGACAAATTATAAGTTTCTCTATGTTGTTGTTCCATGAAAACTCCACAGCACATTTGAAAATCATCAATGAAATTTTGATCTTCATATTCCATTTCCACATGCTCCATCTCATTTTCACGAGGGATCCATGCATTCACATTCACCTCATCAAACGGTGAGGAAGAGATCAATTCCATATCAATCCAATGATCAGAACCAATGAATGATGACGTGGAACAATCTTGACCATCCATATATCCTCCCATGTCATAATTTTGAGTGTCACTAATCTCTGCTTCAAGTGATTGAATCATACTTACAAGTTTATCATCACCAAAGTATTCATCTTCAAATTCATGTGTTTCTTCCATCAAGGACATGAGAATTACATTATTAGCCTCCGAGAATTGATCATTTCCTAATTCAAGTGAAGAAGACATTCTTATTACAATGAGAAAAAAAATTGACACTTTTTTTTTCTTAAAGTTTAATGAGTTTGAAAGGTAAAGAAATGACCCTTTATATAGGAAATTAAATGGTACTATACCACATGAATAATTAATAAATTATGTAAGTGGAAATAAGATTCGTATAATTGTGACAACATAAGAATCTTAGTAATGGAAAAAATTATTAATGGTTTGACACATTAATGTCTATTTGTGAAGCAACATAAAGCATGGTTCCATGTGAGCATAAATTATGGTATTAGACTAGCTAACTGTAATGCCCCTTAGTGGGGCATCTCAAACCTGTTGACAAGATGTCCACCTAAGGATCAATAATTTAGCATTAAATTAAGTTGATTCTAAGTAGACTGATATGATGTGATAAAGTGGAAGATGTTTAAATCATTTAATAATATTTAATTAAGTGATGATGATTAACCTTACATATAATAAAAATATGTTAGAAAAAGAACATAGATGTAGCTATGACAATGAGGCGAGTTTTGCTTCTACCACCTCAATTTGTGATAGATGCtgattttttttcttctgttttACATTTGTTTTTATTAGAGTTAgaattttcattttcattttcatttttttaagtAATGTATTTATTAGATTAAGAGATTACACAATATATAAATCTCATGAGACACTTAAAATAGGGCATTATTCCAACAATAGTTTTGTGTTAATTATAAACAAAAACCTACGTAGTCATAAAAAAACGTTATACATAAAGTGTTCGGAAGCTAACATGACATGAACAAATTAGAAGCAGAAATAACAAATTATCATCCAGTCATCCATTCTCTTACGAACACGATCAATGGCAAGATAGAAAAGATAATTTATGGTCTTTTTACAAATTCAATTGTGGATGATTTCTTTGACTTATGTTTGCGCATTCTGACTATCTTTGGTCTCAATATTGCCAATTTTTATCGAATGTTTAAAGATTAACTGATGAATAGAGACAATGCAGACGCTACTCTAACACACAAAATACCTTTTAAGGCATTTTATCAAACACGATGAGTGCAAACTTAGACTCCGAAAGACAAAAACACAAAATAAAAAAcacataaacataaacaaaagTAAACAAATCTGACATAGGAAATAACTGCAAGGTGTACATTATTCATGACGATTTTGAAGATGGATAAATGGTTGCCGGTATCGGAGGTGGAAAAGCAGCTACACGTGAGAGAGATGCATTCACTATTGTTAAGCTTGATATGTGAAAACCTTCCATTACAAACTCCTCATTTCTTAATGGTGGTGGCTTCAGTGGCGGACGCATCAACATAAAGAGAAGGTTGACGGTGGTTCGTAGTGGAGAAAGGGAGTAACCAATGAGTGATTTTGTTTTTGTAAGAGTGTGTTGATGTGGTTAAAAGGAGTGGGTAGTCCTCTCAATAGAGGAGAAGGTGACCACTATAAAGGTGGGAGAGGGTACCACTATAAAGATGGGAGACGGTCACCAAACTCTAAAGAGTTGGGGGAAATTTCTAGAGAGAAATGAGAACATCTCTCTTTGATCTTCATCTCTTTCTTGCATATGTCCTGTCCTATAcataaaataataaaatcaaaatattgtttttattataattaatataataaataataattatataataaattaaaataattattattaaataattgAAGGACAATCCGCATTAACCACACACAAATAGTTTTAACCGCTCATTCTATATAAAGAACACATCGTGTCATTTCAGGTATCCAATTCATTCTCACTCTCATAATACTTTTAAGTTTGCAGATCTACCTCTTCTTTGTTGTACCAAAAGCTTATTCAATTATGCAAAAACTTTAGTTCATTACTTCACCACACATTTCTAGTTCTTTAATTAAACATTGATGTCTTTAATGGAAATCGACTCTTGATTCCCGCCACTTCTCTATAAAGAACATTGTTTATTCACTGAGGACGGATCATCGTCAATCCTCTCGTGAAACATTGATCTTTCTCAAACAGGTCAGATAATGAACTCTTGAATCCATGGTGACATTGAAGGTTACTCGATATCTCACGTCGTTGTTGCGGCGGATGAAGATACAAAGCTTCGCCTCTCCCTCCGGTAGAGAATAATCTAGTTCTAGTGAATTTTCCATCTGCTACCGCGTAAAAAGATCTTGCTCCTCCAAGAATTGATCGCGGAATGTTCTCAAGGCTTTTTTCGTTCTTCCAATTTGTGCAACAACTTTTCCAAAGAAACTTTCACAACAACCTCATTCACATCTGATAATGCTTGGACACGAAATGTTCTTAAACACTTAACAACTGCAATCCAACCTAGGCATGCAAGGAGCAACTAACCTACTAAGTAGTGTATACAATTTGGTACAGTGACAAAACTCAAAAGCTTTAGCAGACACGATACTCCTAATTTAAGAGAACCTTTAATACGCTCTAGTGTGAGTGAATAAATACATAAGCATTTCATTAATGAAAAAGGAAATGTTGAATATGAATGGATTAATTTAAAAGATGcataaaaatttaaataaaatttcaaaagatgctgaaaaatgagtgaatacgaatggattaattcaaaagatgcataaacatttcattaatcttatcaattcaaagaaaacaacaatgctttAAAATCAAATAAACAATCAACATGCAAAGAAGTTACAAAAGGAAATGCTGAAATAACCAAATGAATGCTAGCTTTAGGGAATTTGCTTCTTAAGCTTGATTCATGCATCACTCTTCATGTCCTAGAAGAGGGGTGTTTCCAACATTCAGGCCCCTATCTTTGAAGCTCAAGATCTTGTTGTCGACCAACTCCTGCACTCTATGCTTAAAAGCATAACATCCATCTAAATTATGTCTGGGAGCATCCTTATGGAAAGGACAATGagcatttggattgtaccatggaggtaaAGGATCAGGTGAAGGTCTCAGAGGCCTTGGAACCACATGTCCCTTTTGCGGTAAGGAATGATAGAGCTCAGTGTATGTCATGGGAATTGGATCAAGGGGAGCCTTCTTCTTTCCAAGCTATTTTGAGGCCTAGGTTGATTCTGATGTTGATTTCGATATCTTTGGCATGTGGATCATTGATTTGGATGAGGAGCAAACCATGGTTGTTGGCACTGAATACCAAGAGGTAGTGGTTGTTGGCATGGCACTATGGGCATTACTAGCTGCTCATTTTTATCCACTTGAAGGTTGGGGCCAGCAAGCTTATCGCAATTGACATGacgatcttcaaattcttttcctttgtcACCATCATCGGATGCGGCCTTTTCTGATCTATCTCATACCTCTTCTTTGCTTATGTTGGTGCGGGTTATGACATTGGAATTCTAATATGGTATCTCGATGCTCTCGTAAGAAAACAACAATACCTCGTTAGCCACATACTTGACGTTTTCCTTGTGATAGAAGACCTTAAGGGGTTTCAGAGGTCCCTTTCCTTTCTCATTATCTGGATCAGAAATTAAGATATGTGCACCTGAGCCTTCTTCCTTGAGTGCTGGTGATTTTATGTCTATTAACCTTTGTAACTTGAGCTTAAAACTCCTGCATTCCTTGATGGAGTGCCCCATTATTCCAGTATGGTACCCAATGTAACGGATCTGAGGGTGCAAAAAGACGGCGAATCTGGCGGTGAGACAGTGGCAGCCACATTGTGTTTCTCATTCAGAAAGGGCATGTGGTGTTGTTATCGTATGGACAATGTGTTTGCGTTTGGAAGCTTCATGGCGGAGTTTGGTTTATTGTAGCTTTGGAGAGTAAGTTGAGGTGGTTTCAATGGTGGGTGTTAAGTGTGTGTATTTCGGTTATGATGTGTTATAGGTGAATATAGTGGGTCGGGGTGGTATATGAGAGACAGTGAATAATGTGGATGATTGAGGTTGTGTTATTGTCGTGAGTGAGGGAGTTCAGTTATAGAGGAGTTGTTCATAGGTGGGAGTTGAAGGTGTTTAGTGTTCGCGATTTGTGTAGGTTGGTTTTGGTGTAGTTGTGTTGTTACATTGATGAAAGAAGAGGTTCTTTTATGAACAACACCAAGATGAATGGAATAAAGAAAATCTCTTTGTTTCCACCCTTTGAGCACTGCACCCAATCCTTTCCCTCTCTTGCTCTTTTTTATATTCGTGATTTTTATTGAGAAATAAGAGAGACTGGTCATTAATGGGGTTGCGCTTCTACTGAGTGTTTTTGGTTATTGAGGAAGATTTTTGTATGGAAAAACATGTGTTGGGTGGCTACATGAAGAAGATGGGGTACATCCTCCTACACATTTTTTCTATCTTTTTACTTTTTCTTTGAATTTCAcactgagagagagagagagagagagaaattgGAGTAGGCGTCGCTCTTAGTTTTTGTGTGTTAGTCTAGGTTTTTTCTTGTCCAAAATAAGGATGGACAACTTTTGTGTATAGGGTGTCGTTGTGTTGTCTAATGGATATTTGGTTTTATGAAATTGAGAGATAGACAAATGGTGCAGCTTGTTTTTGTGTCTTGGGATTGGTCTCTCCTTTCTTCTCATGGCCAATGGTGATTTATATAGCGTGAAGATAGGGTTTTAAGAATTCTATTTAATACCCATAATACCCTTGGTGCACATTTAGAGTTCAAAAATGATTTAAAAcaaaataatcaaataaaattcaaacaatttcaaataatcaaaataaaatcaGAAGGATTACAAAGTAAATTCTATTTACTTTTTATGAACATATTGACTAAAGGATAAAAATAAAAagactcaaaatgaataaaagtcgggcacaaaaatactcgaaaaattaaactgaatgcatCAAAAGGATAAACTTAAAATAAACTTCTCGAAAACATACAGGTTTTggtcaaattttgaaataaaaaatgaccGATTAAAAGGCTCAATCTGTTTaaaatgcgactgaaaaagtagtcgaataaataaaacgagcacgtcaggttaaactacgtgaatgatagattaataaaattgacgtTTGTAAGCTCAATTCCAAAAAATTATGTCCGCTAATTTTACgtacatttgaaaattgattcaaccgaTCTATTTGTAGATCTAAAAATTTATTTTGGTCGACATTTTAAGCATTATGCAAGATGAAATGCTTGTTATGATATACCTATAATGTGAATTCTATGATGTATGTATTGATTCAATGATTCAAGATTAAAATTGGGGTATGATACATAAGACCCAACATCCTCCAAGAGATGGATCTAGCACCAGAACTTGGAGAACTTATCTAAACATTGATAAGGCAACTCAAATTCTATATTACAAAGTTAACATGATCCACCTCGGTAAGAGGGATAACTAGGTAGTACCAATTCTTGAATTTTTTCACGATCTCTGAATAAAACTCAAACATCTTGGTAGTCTACTTAAGGGATATCATACCTTGACCGCAAGGTGAATCGGCAAAACTCAATTGGGCCTTAAAGAAATGAAAGAATAACATCAAATATGGAACACCTTTATTGTATTCACACTAGTATTTGAAGACTTTGAAGTAAGTCAAACTCACCAAGTGTAGTTGTGAAGGGGCAATTACCCGATGGTTTAGAACGTCCACTTCAAAGTCATTGAAGAGGAGGAAGAAACCTATAAAAGAAAATAAACATTCTTGGAGAAGGACGACACACTTGTCGTACTTGTTGAAAATCCTCGTGTCCCTTTTGGAGGAAGCACACCCGGATATTAGGAAGGATCCACTTCAATAAAAGCATTATATAGGCCCCTATCACCCACAGGGGAAGAAACATTAGTCAATGTCTCTTAATCCATCCATGCTGAAAAGTTCTCTCTTGACACCTTACAGACTATGAATTGAGAGATATCAATGTAAAAAGAAGCTCTGAAGCATATTGAAAAAATGGTCATGAGAAGAACACATGATCAACACAAAGGAAAATGTTGCACCCTCACCAAAATCATATATAGCAAAAGAATTCACCAACGCATAAAACAACAAAGACAAAAAACCCATGACTCCCCAAAAAATCCTAATGAAGTAAGCAAGTGTAGAAATAAGAGAAATTTCACACTCAGTCGTTATCTTGAAAAGATAAACTCAGAGAGGTGGCGCAAACACTAATTAATGGCCAATGAGAGGAGATTGGTGACAATATAAGAGGTTGCAGACTCGAGAATAAAGCTTTTAATGGTTTGCAAATGGTGAAAAGGGGAACATGGTAACCACATACCTCTTTATATATCTTCCAAGAGAGATGAACTATGTGACCCTCATTGTTGGGAAGCACGAACAACAACACCAACGATCAATTTTCATTGCATGTTGTTGAAAAGCACTCAAATACCCTAGTATTAGAAGGAACTATTACCATCAGACGTAGGGGCATATGTTGTGATGTACCTGTGAAACGTTGTTAATCATGAGGGAAACATTTAATGCACCTCTCCCAAAGACACCAATGTCTCATCAAAACTCTTATATTTTTTCCACCATAGTTCGAACTAAAGACCAAGCCGACAATGCCTTCGTCTTATGACGTAGGAACAAGTGATTGGGGCAACAATTATTGGTTATCTGCAAGTCCTACGAAGAAGGCTCAGTAACAAGTGTTGAAGAGAAACATTCACGGGAAATGTGGACCCTCACCTCTGTCTACCAAGGACAAATGATTACACCTTTTATCACATCTCTCTCCATTGAAATCTAATCGAACGAAAACTTGTGTGAGCGCTGAATCACATGTGGACGGTTTTAATCGTCTATTTTATATCAAGACCGCATCGTAACATTTTAGATATTTAATTCATTTACACTTTCATATGACTTTTTACTTAATTATTAACTTGACTATTAAAGTGTTAACCTTACAGATCTATCTCCTCTCTATCATTTCGAAAGTTTATCCCACAACACCAAGACTTTATTTCATTggattttttttaattctttaatGAAA from Lathyrus oleraceus cultivar Zhongwan6 chromosome 1, CAAS_Psat_ZW6_1.0, whole genome shotgun sequence includes:
- the LOC127115339 gene encoding uncharacterized protein LOC127115339, yielding MSSSLELGNDQFSEANNVILMSLMEETHEFEDEYFGDDKLVSMIQSLEAEISDTQNYDMGGYMDGQDCSTSSFIGSDHWIDMELISSSPFDEVNVNAWIPRENEMEHVEMEYEDQNFIDDFQMCCGVFMEQQHRETYNLSQVSNDAVF